The Eleutherodactylus coqui strain aEleCoq1 chromosome 6, aEleCoq1.hap1, whole genome shotgun sequence genome window below encodes:
- the LOC136633627 gene encoding formyl peptide receptor 2-like, producing MDAADLSLNLPAITLDYNYKSSYKDYETSIPPSYNDLSDEADIIHEISIPLYSIIFVLGTIGNGLVIWIAGFRMKKTISATWFLNLAIADFLCCASLPLKIAEWGYIDSDIGGLLCLLSIFLFGINMNASVLLLTAMSIDRCISVMWPFWAKIHRTSKLVKISAAIIWVFSLLLTGLLFYLYIFHFNDVSEWCSFYGYKYDPDGMKQIIQLLRLSTMFAIPFLVILISYVTIFLKLRQRGRPQRSQRPYRIITAVIVCFFICWFPYYIWPLTPQCKLYYLHLHIINNIIINLACLNSCINPIIYVFMGQDFKHGFLRSIPFRLEKALSERPNDLCREQEDFEHACTTVIINSNSPA from the exons ATGGATGCTGCTGATTTAAGCCTGAATTTACCCGCCATAACTCTGGATTACAACTATAA GTCATCTTACAAAGACTACGAGACAAGTATTCCGCCTAGCTACAACGATTTAAGTGATGAAGCAGACATTATACACGAGATATCAATTCCTTTATACAGCATTATTTTTGTTCTTGGGACTATTGGTAATGGATTAGTCATCTGGATTGCCGGATTCAGGATGAAGAAGACAATCAGTGCCACGTGGTTCCTTAATCTGGCCATTGCAGACTTCCTATGCTGTGCATCTCTTCCTCTGAAAATAGCAGAGTGGGGTTACATTGACTCAGACATAGGAGGTCTTTTATGCCTACTGAGCATTTTTCTGTTTGGTATAAACATGAATGCCAGTGTTCTTCTCTTGACAGCCATGAGTATTGATCGCTGTATATCGGTCATGTGGCCTTTTTGGGCAAAAATTCATAGGACCAGTAAACTAGTGAAAATCAGTGCTGCAATCATTTGGGTGTTCAGTTTACTTCTTACTGGTTTACTGTTTTACTTATACATATTCCATTTTAATGATGTAAGTGAATGGTGTTCTTTCTATGGCTATAAATACGATCCTGATGGGATGAAACAGATCATCCAACTGCTCAGGTTATCTACAATGTTTGCCATTCCTTTTCTTGTCATCTTGATTAGTTATGTTACTATTTTCCTCAAACTTAGACAAAGAGGGAGACCCCAGAGATCACAGAGGCCCTACAGGATCATCACTGCTGTTATAGTGTGTTTCTTTATCTGCTGGTTTCCTTATTACATCTGGCCACTAACACCCCAGTGTAAATTATACTACCTTCATCTCCatataataaataatattatCATCAACCTGGCTTGCCTCAATAGTTGCATCAATCCAATCATTTACGTTTTTATGGGCCAAGATTTTAAACATGGTTTCTTGAGATCTATTCCCTTCAGGCTTGAAAAAGCCTTAAGTGAACGGCCTAATGACCTATGCAGAGAACAGGAGGATTTTGAACATGCTTGCACTACTGTTATAATCAACAGCAATTCTCCTGCTTAG